A stretch of Magnetococcales bacterium DNA encodes these proteins:
- a CDS encoding glycosyltransferase family 2 protein translates to MVGISLVIPCYNEGANLSLLVERCRRVVAHEGVEVILVDNGSRDDTPAILQRLLTGETRIRSVRVELNQGYGFGILSGLRVAEHPILAWTHADMQTDPLDLLKGLRLYRSLPEPERLFVKGRRHGRPLADLLFTVGMGVFESMLLRVPLWDINAQPTMLPKCFFEKWQNPPHDFSLDLYAYYHAKHQGLRVERFPVLFGKRAHGVSHWNINWRAKYKFIKRTVDFSLSLRRRLKG, encoded by the coding sequence ATGGTTGGGATCTCTCTCGTCATTCCCTGCTACAACGAAGGGGCCAATCTTTCCCTTCTGGTGGAGCGTTGTCGAAGGGTCGTGGCTCATGAAGGGGTGGAGGTGATCCTGGTGGATAACGGTTCCCGGGATGATACCCCGGCCATTTTGCAGCGCCTTCTGACTGGGGAGACGCGCATCCGCAGCGTGCGGGTTGAGCTCAATCAAGGCTATGGCTTCGGTATTCTCTCTGGTCTGCGGGTCGCAGAGCACCCCATTCTGGCCTGGACCCATGCCGACATGCAAACGGATCCCCTCGATCTTCTGAAAGGGTTGCGACTCTATCGCTCTCTCCCTGAACCGGAAAGGTTGTTTGTCAAAGGTAGACGCCATGGCCGTCCTCTGGCAGATCTTCTTTTCACCGTCGGCATGGGCGTCTTCGAGAGCATGCTTCTGCGGGTGCCCTTGTGGGATATCAACGCCCAACCAACCATGCTTCCAAAGTGTTTCTTTGAAAAGTGGCAGAATCCGCCCCACGATTTCTCCCTGGATCTGTATGCCTATTATCATGCCAAACATCAGGGTTTGCGGGTGGAACGTTTTCCGGTTTTGTTCGGCAAACGTGCGCATGGTGTTTCCCACTGGAACATCAACTGGCGGGCAAAATATAAATTTATCAAACGTACCGTGGATTTCAGTCTCTCCCTGCGACGTCGTCTGAAAGGATGA
- a CDS encoding phosphoribulokinase/uridine kinase, producing the protein MATLWRCKFFLAGLLARGVLILVATSWAQAHWFVPFIRDTVLHIPQNPWSTFLSQHGDLLAFPYGPVMYLSYLPGVLIGALFDTLLSSHGLVLIGFGLTTLLFDFFTLMLLRSLFPAEEKRVLQLYWLSPIVLYVGYWYGQTDIVPVFFLLCSLATLRRFRFKLSGAFLGLAVATKLSMLIVAPFFFLYLNQNKRLHWVRWRHFLAFLLPLALLQIPLFLSEAVQAMVLNNREMDKLYFLKFNISGGISIFVVPMVYSLLFFFIFQLRRMNNEILVSCICIGFMILLVLTPASVGWYYWSLPFLVIHILQSGSPLMAWLLAPLTIFFLGVAPFNSSGSEITWLALDLTHPTPVHLPERVYMLWQTGLVTVCLFLLWILFRDGVIKNGYFRVFRRPLMITVAGDSGSGKDTLVLHLAGLFGDASVVSVSGDDYHLWDRFSPMWKVITHLNPRANNLLAFVNDIQSIFRGRRIHCRKYDHDSGRFMRGVVVNDNDVILVSGLHALYTPTLNEMSDVRVFLDMDDDLRRYFKIRRDVAKRGQSREKVLEFLARRVADAERFIKPQRGHADIVFSLRPVNSEELDLLDAKHQNESAMKLKLDVQVRNAIYCEELVRILIGICGLRIDVNLDFEHEVVKLSIEGEVGAEDISMACKMLVSQSDEMLAIYPKWQGGMLGVMQLIVIIHLVSSIYRKK; encoded by the coding sequence TTGGCAACTTTGTGGCGCTGCAAGTTTTTCCTGGCAGGTCTTTTGGCGCGGGGCGTACTTATCCTCGTGGCCACCTCGTGGGCGCAGGCGCATTGGTTCGTCCCCTTCATCCGTGACACGGTCCTGCATATTCCGCAGAACCCGTGGTCCACGTTTTTGTCCCAGCACGGCGACCTTTTGGCCTTCCCCTATGGTCCCGTCATGTATCTCTCTTATTTGCCCGGAGTTTTGATCGGCGCCTTATTCGACACCTTGTTGTCTTCACACGGCCTGGTCCTGATCGGCTTTGGCCTGACGACGCTCCTGTTTGACTTTTTCACCCTGATGCTGTTGCGGAGTCTTTTCCCCGCAGAGGAAAAACGGGTGTTACAGCTCTATTGGCTCTCTCCCATAGTTCTTTATGTGGGGTACTGGTACGGCCAGACCGATATCGTTCCTGTCTTCTTTCTCCTGTGTTCCTTGGCCACTCTGCGCCGCTTTCGTTTCAAACTCTCGGGAGCTTTTCTGGGCTTGGCCGTAGCGACCAAACTCAGCATGTTGATCGTTGCGCCCTTCTTTTTTCTTTATTTAAACCAAAACAAACGGTTGCATTGGGTGCGCTGGCGGCATTTTCTGGCTTTTCTGCTTCCCCTCGCGCTCCTGCAAATACCCCTCTTTTTAAGCGAAGCCGTGCAGGCTATGGTGTTGAACAATCGGGAGATGGATAAACTCTATTTTCTCAAGTTCAATATTTCAGGAGGGATCTCCATTTTTGTGGTGCCCATGGTTTACAGTCTATTGTTTTTTTTCATTTTTCAATTACGCCGAATGAATAACGAGATTTTGGTTTCTTGTATCTGTATTGGCTTTATGATTCTTCTGGTTCTGACTCCAGCTTCGGTCGGGTGGTATTACTGGTCTTTGCCATTTTTGGTCATCCATATTTTGCAGAGTGGATCTCCTTTGATGGCTTGGCTTTTGGCCCCTCTGACCATTTTTTTCCTGGGCGTCGCTCCCTTCAACAGCAGTGGGTCCGAAATAACTTGGCTGGCGTTGGACCTCACCCATCCCACCCCTGTCCATTTGCCAGAGCGGGTGTATATGTTATGGCAAACCGGGCTGGTTACGGTTTGCTTGTTTCTGCTTTGGATTCTTTTCAGGGATGGTGTCATAAAAAATGGCTATTTTCGAGTCTTTCGTCGCCCTCTGATGATCACTGTGGCGGGAGATTCCGGCAGTGGCAAGGATACCCTGGTTCTGCACCTGGCCGGTTTGTTTGGGGATGCTTCGGTGGTCAGTGTTTCGGGTGACGATTATCACCTCTGGGATCGGTTCTCGCCCATGTGGAAGGTGATCACCCATCTCAACCCCAGGGCCAACAACCTCCTTGCGTTCGTCAATGACATTCAGTCCATTTTTCGGGGGCGCCGCATCCACTGCCGCAAATATGACCACGATAGTGGACGCTTCATGCGGGGCGTGGTGGTGAATGACAACGATGTCATCCTGGTCAGTGGCTTGCACGCACTATACACACCGACGCTCAACGAAATGAGTGATGTCCGTGTTTTCTTGGATATGGACGATGATTTGCGGCGCTATTTCAAAATCAGGCGTGACGTTGCCAAACGAGGTCAATCCAGGGAGAAGGTACTGGAATTTCTCGCCAGGAGGGTTGCGGATGCGGAACGTTTCATCAAACCCCAGCGTGGTCATGCCGACATTGTGTTTTCACTTCGGCCTGTCAACTCGGAGGAGCTGGATCTTCTCGACGCGAAACACCAGAATGAATCCGCGATGAAACTCAAACTGGATGTGCAGGTGCGTAATGCAATCTATTGTGAGGAGCTTGTGCGCATCCTGATAGGCATCTGCGGTTTGCGGATTGATGTAAATCTCGATTTTGAACATGAGGTTGTTAAACTGTCCATTGAAGGGGAAGTGGGTGCCGAGGATATCTCCATGGCTTGTAAAATGCTGGTATCCCAGTCGGATGAAATGTTGGCCATTTATCCGAAATGGCAAGGTGGCATGCTGGGTGTTATGCAGTTGATCGTTATTATCCATCTGGTCAGTTCAATATACAGGAAGAAATGA
- a CDS encoding NTP transferase domain-containing protein: MQIIIPMSGFGARFQKAGYTVPKPLIPVDGKPIIAHVLDLFPGEEDVTFVCNRQHLEDPTYHMAELLREFCPSGRILAIEPHKLGPVYAVAQVMDQVDLRRPTIVNYCDFTCYWDYNHFKEFVDECSCDGAIPAYRGFHPHSLGSTFYAYLREQGGWLLDIQEKQPFTNNPMQEYASSGTYYFASGEIMRHCFQRAMDEGQTVGGEYYVSLAYKPMLAECRAVAVYELQHFMQWGTPEMLEEYQHWSSVFNRLAQPLPSPAPRHEGTVLVPMAGLGSRFSREGFTVSKPLIPVSGQPMVVQATHDLPKAERYRFVVRRDMLMATETRQALEQAFRSVEVVSLDELTDGQARTCLLGMEGVALDQPVTIGASDNGALYDPAGLVRLLEDPETDLIVWVVRGHAGAARHPEMYGWVMTEGSWVTGVSVKTPLGDPARDPVILGTFTFKRAGDFVAATQRMIHRGARINGEFYVDTCINDALALGLSCQIFAVDHYLCWGTPDELRTFEYWQSCFHKWNAHPYRLEKDPRVPAEAVSLLAERYRPTLPRLLGVRT; this comes from the coding sequence GTGCAGATCATCATTCCCATGTCCGGGTTCGGTGCCCGCTTTCAAAAAGCTGGTTATACCGTTCCCAAACCATTGATTCCAGTCGACGGGAAACCCATTATTGCCCACGTGTTGGATCTTTTTCCCGGAGAAGAGGATGTAACCTTTGTCTGCAACCGCCAACATTTGGAAGATCCGACATACCATATGGCAGAACTTCTCCGGGAGTTTTGTCCATCTGGGCGCATTCTGGCCATCGAGCCACACAAGTTGGGGCCGGTTTATGCCGTTGCCCAGGTGATGGACCAGGTTGACCTTCGTCGACCAACCATTGTCAACTATTGTGACTTTACATGCTATTGGGATTACAATCATTTTAAAGAATTTGTTGATGAATGTTCATGTGACGGTGCCATCCCCGCTTATCGGGGCTTCCATCCCCACTCTTTGGGGTCAACCTTCTATGCCTATTTGCGGGAGCAGGGGGGGTGGTTGCTTGATATTCAGGAGAAACAGCCGTTTACAAACAATCCTATGCAAGAGTATGCCTCCAGCGGCACCTACTATTTTGCCTCTGGAGAGATCATGCGGCACTGCTTTCAACGCGCTATGGATGAGGGGCAGACAGTTGGTGGTGAGTATTATGTCAGCTTGGCTTATAAACCGATGTTGGCCGAATGCCGGGCCGTGGCAGTCTACGAGTTGCAGCATTTTATGCAGTGGGGTACCCCGGAAATGCTGGAGGAGTACCAGCATTGGTCCTCTGTATTCAATCGGTTGGCCCAACCCTTACCCTCCCCAGCACCGCGCCACGAAGGGACCGTTCTGGTGCCAATGGCGGGACTGGGAAGCCGTTTTTCCCGGGAGGGCTTTACCGTATCGAAGCCGCTGATTCCGGTCTCGGGGCAACCGATGGTGGTACAGGCCACGCACGATCTGCCCAAGGCCGAACGCTACCGTTTTGTAGTGCGTCGGGATATGCTCATGGCCACCGAGACGCGCCAGGCTTTGGAGCAGGCTTTTCGTTCTGTGGAAGTGGTGTCCCTCGATGAGTTGACCGATGGCCAGGCGCGCACCTGTTTGCTGGGCATGGAAGGGGTGGCGTTGGACCAGCCCGTCACCATCGGAGCCAGTGACAATGGTGCCCTTTACGATCCTGCCGGGCTGGTGCGCCTCCTGGAAGATCCAGAAACCGATCTTATCGTGTGGGTGGTGCGAGGTCACGCTGGAGCTGCGCGACATCCCGAGATGTACGGTTGGGTCATGACCGAGGGGAGCTGGGTGACGGGGGTTTCGGTCAAAACTCCTCTGGGCGACCCTGCGCGGGATCCTGTTATCCTCGGGACGTTCACCTTCAAGCGGGCGGGGGATTTTGTGGCGGCAACACAACGCATGATCCATCGGGGTGCGCGGATCAACGGCGAATTCTACGTGGACACCTGCATCAACGATGCCTTGGCCCTGGGCCTCTCCTGCCAGATTTTTGCAGTGGATCACTATCTCTGTTGGGGTACTCCTGACGAGCTGCGCACCTTTGAATATTGGCAATCCTGTTTTCACAAGTGGAATGCGCACCCCTACCGCCTGGAAAAGGATCCACGGGTTCCTGCCGAGGCCGTATCCCTTCTGGCGGAACGTTATCGTCCAACTCTGCCTCGCTTGCTCGGTGTTCGCACATGA
- a CDS encoding GtrA family protein — MRKLFSQELLRFLVVGSTTVLIDFLTYRLLIWLNVSLPAAKAVGFVVGSVFAFLANRGWTFQSQATGMGLVVRFGIVYLAGLGVNVGANSLLLWQFGVGEWGLRFAFLVATALSATFNFLGMKHFVFNPGVASPRGRVPSV; from the coding sequence ATGAGGAAATTGTTTTCCCAGGAGTTATTGCGTTTTCTGGTGGTGGGATCGACCACAGTGTTGATCGATTTTCTCACCTACCGCTTGCTGATCTGGTTGAATGTGTCCCTCCCTGCGGCGAAGGCGGTCGGTTTTGTCGTTGGTTCAGTCTTTGCTTTTCTTGCCAACCGTGGCTGGACCTTTCAATCTCAGGCTACGGGGATGGGGCTTGTGGTCCGGTTTGGGATCGTCTATCTTGCGGGCCTGGGGGTGAACGTTGGGGCTAACTCTCTTCTCCTCTGGCAGTTTGGCGTTGGTGAATGGGGTCTGCGTTTTGCCTTTTTAGTCGCTACGGCACTCTCTGCCACGTTTAATTTCTTGGGAATGAAACATTTTGTCTTCAACCCCGGCGTTGCTTCCCCACGGGGGAGGGTGCCCTCCGTCTGA
- a CDS encoding class II aldolase, which translates to MSISCPPKTFYHLSGRIGQDINLIQGGGGNTSFKQEGILWVKGSGTWLSRAEDAQVFVPLFLDEVRQVIAENRLDTFGGQMAESSSLRPSIETSMHALLPHTVVLHVHSVNAIAWAVLADAPQRLAHLLGGMAWAWIPYRRPGLPLTREIVVQLAGQERLPDVLFLGNHGLVVGGENCAAAESLLWDVERRLALPLRATPAPVWERLHARISTLPLWRVPDHLDLHAMAFDPVARALLLRPALYPDHVVYLGRDSCLLPADTPLDQGVGRWANAAFCVVENEGVLFGPALSPGAEAMLHCHSLVTRRLASTLGVRCLTPEEEDELTNWDAEKYRQAMDHSVPSDLP; encoded by the coding sequence ATGTCGATCTCCTGCCCCCCAAAGACCTTCTATCACCTCTCCGGCAGGATAGGGCAGGACATCAACTTGATTCAGGGGGGAGGCGGAAACACCTCCTTCAAGCAGGAGGGGATCTTGTGGGTTAAAGGGTCCGGAACCTGGCTTTCTCGGGCTGAGGATGCACAGGTATTTGTTCCTCTTTTTTTGGATGAGGTGCGACAAGTTATCGCCGAGAACAGACTCGACACGTTTGGGGGCCAGATGGCAGAGTCCTCTTCCTTGCGACCTTCCATCGAAACCTCCATGCACGCACTGCTGCCGCACACGGTGGTGTTGCATGTCCACTCAGTCAATGCCATCGCCTGGGCCGTTTTGGCCGATGCTCCCCAACGATTGGCCCATCTTTTGGGGGGCATGGCATGGGCCTGGATTCCTTACCGTCGTCCAGGTTTGCCTCTGACCCGGGAAATTGTTGTACAGTTGGCGGGGCAAGAGCGGTTACCGGATGTGCTTTTCCTTGGCAACCACGGACTTGTGGTGGGAGGAGAAAATTGTGCAGCCGCCGAGTCCTTGCTTTGGGATGTGGAGCGGCGACTCGCCCTTCCCCTGCGTGCAACACCTGCTCCGGTGTGGGAGCGGCTCCATGCGAGGATATCCACCCTGCCCCTTTGGCGCGTACCCGATCACCTGGATCTTCATGCCATGGCCTTTGACCCCGTGGCCAGGGCACTGCTGTTGCGGCCAGCCTTGTATCCTGACCATGTGGTTTACCTGGGGCGGGACTCCTGTCTTTTGCCTGCCGACACGCCTCTGGATCAGGGAGTGGGGCGATGGGCGAATGCTGCTTTTTGCGTGGTGGAAAATGAGGGTGTTCTGTTCGGTCCTGCTCTTTCGCCGGGTGCCGAGGCCATGCTGCACTGCCACTCCTTGGTCACGCGCCGATTGGCCTCAACCCTCGGGGTCCGTTGTCTCACTCCCGAAGAGGAGGATGAATTGACCAACTGGGATGCGGAGAAATATCGTCAAGCCATGGATCATTCCGTCCCATCTGACCTTCCATAA